In a genomic window of Carassius carassius chromosome 43, fCarCar2.1, whole genome shotgun sequence:
- the LOC132125112 gene encoding transcriptional enhancer factor TEF-3-like isoform X3, translated as MQSMSSMSSAQIISASAFQNKMALQGLSRPAYPTAAGFWHGALAGQTTGPEDIKPFSQQNFVMQASGPPPMTGYDSTTGLSISSGAPPWQGRSIASSRLRMLEFSAFLEQPQDPETVNKHLFVHIGQSNPTYSDPYLEAVDVRQIYDKFPEKKGGLKELFEKGPANAFFLVKFWADLSINLQDDSGFFYGVSSQYESSENMIITSSTKVCSFGKQVVEKVETEYARFENGRYVFRIHRSPLCEYMINFIHKLKHLPEKYMMNSVLENFTILQVVTNRDTLETLLCIAYVFEVSTSEHGAQHHIYRLVKD; from the exons ATGCAGAGTATGTCCAGCATGTCGTCGGCTCAGATCATCTCAGCGTCGGCCTTTCAGAACAAGATGGCTCTGCAGGGTCTCTCGAGGCCGGCCTACCCGACCGCTGCTGGG TTTTGGCATGGAGCTCTCGCAGGACAAACCACGGGCCCTGAAGA CATCAAGCCGTTTTCTCAACAGAACTTCGTCATGCAGGCCAGTGGTCCTCCGCCGATGACAG GTTATGACAGCACTACGGGTCTGTCGATCTCCTCAGGCGCGCCTCCCTGGCAGGGCCGAAGCATCGCCAGCTCCAGACTGCGCATGCTGGAGTTCTCCGCTTTCCTTGAGCAACCTCAGGATCCAGAGACT GTCAACAAACACCTGTTTGTTCACATCGGTCAGTCCAACCCCACGTACAGCGATCCGTACCTCGAGGCCGTGGATGTACGGCAAATTTATGACAAATTCCCAGAGAAGAAAGGAGGACTGAAGGAGCTGTTTGAGAAAGGACCGGCTAACGCTTTCTTCCTCGTGAAGTTCTGG GCGGATCTGAGCATCAACCTCCAGGACGACAGCGGCTTCTTCTACGGCGTCTCCAGTCAGTATGAGAGCTCAGAAAACATGATCATCACCTCCTCCACTAAAGTCTGCTCGTTTGGGAAACAGGTGGTGGAGAAGGTGGAG ACGGAGTATGCACGCTTCGAGAACGGCAGATACGTCTTCAGGATCCATCGATCGCCGCTGTGTGAATACATGATCAACTTCATCCACAAACTCAAGCATCTACCAGAGAAATACATGATGAACAGTGTACTGGAGAACTTCACCATTCTGCAG GTGGTGACCAACAGAGACACTCTAGAGACCTTGCTATGCATCGCATACGTGTTTGAAGTGTCCACCAGCGAGCACGGAGCCCAGCATCACATCTACAGACTCGTCAAAGACTGA
- the LOC132125291 gene encoding mucin-2-like produces MTVPWSLLWILGLICSSDSSCSPTSYYKSCWIRRYPGLYVDIEESQRRGAHILKLYQEESAVKCSRACCLTRNFSCNLAVYHFNTTQDSVNCFHLQCPNLESCIPHHRGNVILYNVTKGVDPDLLVFGKYFTTNVRVLPHMSSSRLNVSEPLTSDKRQFNYPPNPPVRSISPASTSTKTPTTPQQTTSAVPTVHQVQHTLPRCTTTQATTAQNTSEHVISTTSEPKMDSTLNPQQTTSTSQGALINMCHTTTSSMGEPDTITDTLNQRIPTPSPVYLTTAHPSSTIDFFDSTLTSIPINKALRSSTTQQTVGLKTTVIQVTNSLAMASEMAIQSTGSLTTLRLKTTASQNTNSLAMPSQNTVQSSSSLTIQQSLGVKTTSLQKTNSLVTVSQEAMQSSSSSTTQQSLGLKTTTLQNTNTLAMAFQDTRHSSSSSTTQQHLRLQTSTLQTTNTLQSQKSMKYFTKVMTSTQQPLHQTTEQATSIYKSKLEEYPKATVQKTVKTSAPLQSEASTTTKPLTSANVPLQTLTQITAAYETIQSKTAQSTSETRMGATPNSQKTITTSKWTTIDPLTSTVVPLQTSTQTTPAYETSTWALQTPTQTLTLSQSKETTSSETRTLQISTTTNPTINTYGSTTPRYLTLSFTHTRLVNSATTSSLSSSLTAPTSSMVDSQPYPNDTKGYISRNITTGDAPQPGGDGSLMSVWHFAANTVLVSLATCATITFCCCCSVFVALSWRGRRRRKGRYRTNLRCKRGSMRLIKYVIVRESS; encoded by the exons ATGACCGTCCCATGGAGTTTGCTGTGGATTCTGGGTTTGATCTGCTCCTCGGACTCCAGCTGCTCTCCGACATCTTACTATAAGAGCTGCTGGATCCGCAGATATCCAGGACTGTATGTGGACATAGAGGAATCTCAGCGCAGAGGAGCCCACATCCTGAAGCTTTATCAGGAGGAGTCTGCGGTCAAGTGCAGCAGAGCCTGCTGTCTTACGCGAAACT TCTCCTGCAACCTGGCTGTGTATCATTTCAACACCACTCAGGACAGTGTGAACTGCTTTCATCTTCAATGTCCGAACCTTGAGAGCTGCATTCCTCACCACAGAGGAAATGTCATCCTCTATAATGTCACTAAAG GTGTGGATCCTGATCTGTTGGTTTTTGGGAAGTACTTCACCACCAACGTGCGTGTGCTGCCTCACATGTCCTCCTCACGACTCAATGTATCAGAGCCGCTGACCTCTGACAAGCGTCAGTTTAACTATCCACCCAACCCACCCGTCCGTTCAATCAGTCCTGCATCCACTAGCACGAAAACACCCACAACCCCCCAACAAACCACTAGCGCTGTTCCTACTGTGCATCAAGTACAACATACCCTCCCTCGATGTACTACAACACAGGCTACAACTGCTCAAAACACGTCAGAACACGTTATATCAACTACGTCAGAGCCTAAAATGGACTCTACACTCAATCCCCAACAGACGACTTCTACGTCACAGGGAGCATTGATAAACATGTGTCATACGACCACCTCTTCGATGGGTGAACCTGATACAATAACTGATACTTTAAACCAAAGAATCCCAACCCCCTCACCTGTTTATCTAACCACAGCCCACCCAAGCTCTACAATTGACTTCTTTGACTCTACTTTGACCTCCATCCCAATCAACAAAGCTCTAAGGTCCTCCACTACCCAACAGACTGTGGGACTAAAAACTACAGTTATACAGGTTACAAACTCTTTGGCGATGGCTTCTGAAATGGCTATTCAATCTACAGGTTCCTTAACTACTTTGAGACTAAAAACTACAGCTTCACAGAATACAAACTCTTTGGCAATGCCTTCCCAAAACACTGTGCAATCTTCGAGTTCCTTAACTATCCAACAGTCTTTGGGAGTAAAAACTACATCTCTACAGAAAACAAACTCTTTGGTGACTGTTTCCCAAGAAGCAATGCAATCTTCAAGTTCATCAACTACCCAACAGTCTTTGGGACTAAAAACTACAACTCTACAGAATACAAACACTTTGGCGATGGCCTTTCAAGACACTAGGCATTCTTCAAGTTCCTCAACTACTCAACAGCATTTGCGATTACAAACTTCAACTCTACAGACTACAAACACATTGCAATCTCAAAAGTCTATGAAATATTTTACCAAGGTCATGACAAGTACCCAACAACCCTTACACCAAACTACAGAGCAAGCTACTTCGATTTATAAGTCCAAATTAGAAGAGTATCCAAAAGCAACAGTGCAAAAAACTGTTAAGACTTCTGCACCTTTACAATCTGAAGCATCAACTACCACGAAACCCTTAACTTCTGCAAACGTTCCCTTACAAACATTGACCCAAATTACAGCTGCATATGAAACAATACAATCTAAAACTGCTCAGAGCACATCAGAGACCAGAATGGGCGCAACACCCAATTCCCAAAAGACGATTACTACGTCAAAGTGGACAACCATAGACCCTTTAACTTCTACAGTTGTTCCCTTACAAACCTCAACACAAACTACCCCTGCATATGAGACTTCTACATGGGCTTTACAAACCCCAACCCAAACTTTAACTCTATCCCAATCAAAAGAGACAACTAGCAGCGAGACAAGAACCTTACAGATCTCAACCACCACAAATCCTACAATCAACACTTATGGTTCTACAACCCCCAGATACCTGACCCTAAGTTTCACACACACTCGACTGGTCAACTCCGCAACCACCAGTAGTTTGAGTTCTTCTCTAACTGCCCCAACTAGCAGCATGGTGGACAGTCAACCGTACCCCAATGACACGAAGGGTTACATCAGCCGGAACATCACTACAGGTGATGCACCTCAACCTGGTGGGGATGGAAGCTTGATGTCAGTGTGGCATTTCGCCGCCAACACTGTACTGGTGTCTTTAGCGACCTGCGCTACCATCACATTCTGCTGCTGTTGTTCGGTGTTTGTGGCTCTGAGCTGGAGAGGTCGGAGGCGTCGGAAGGGCAGGTACAGGACAAATCTGAGGTGCAAGAGAGGATCAATGAGGCTCATCAAATATGTCATTGTAAGAGAAAGTTCGTAA
- the mrps35 gene encoding small ribosomal subunit protein mS35, with protein sequence MAASITHPALSSLYKINSNINGIYSLISFNRRISISSVLSSSPVATETEASGRGVRGQRRSKRQAGEPRSERMAVDQDWTAVYPTAASFKPAAVPLPVRMGYPVKRGVPPAKKGNLELIKIPNFLHLTPVAIKKHCEALKQFCTEWPSALDSDEKCMKHFPIQLQSKEFVSAGLSLRNPDARIVTLKVKLSSLNLDDHARKKMIKLSEERYCKDTDTLTITTDSCPLRKQNYDYAMYLLTVLYHESWKTEAWEQEKTRADMEEYEWEDSPSQKNVLDTLLRMRSLGTKDEVEEGTREELLGQPVVQEYRDTMLRLKNEGETEENLHKYKEAVKKLFNI encoded by the exons ATGGCTGCGTCCATCACTCACCCTGCGCTGTCCTCCTTATACAAAATAAACTCTAATATTAATGGAATATACAGCTTAATTTCATTCAACAGGAGGATTTCAATCTCCTCTGTCCTCTCATCCAGCCCCGTGGCCACAGAAACCG AAGCCTCAGGCCGAGGTGTTCGGGGTCAGCGGAGGTCAAAGAGACAG GCTGGGGAGCCCAGGAGTGAGCGGATGGCTGTAGATCAGGACTGGACAGCTGTTTATCCCACTGCAGCGTCGTTCAAACCAGCCGCCGTTCCTCTGCCGGTGCGGATGGGATATCCCGTGAAGAGAGGCGTACCGCCTGCCAAGAAGGGCAACCTGGAACTGATAAAG ATCCCAAACTTTTTACACTTAACCCCTGTTGCTATTAAGAAGCACTGTGAGGCCCTGAAGC AGTTCTGTACGGAGTGGCCGTCTGCCCTGGACTCAGATGAGAAATGCATGAAGCATTTCCCAATCCAGTTGCAGAGTAAGGAGTTCGTATCGGCTGGATTGTCACTGCGAAACCCAGACGCGAGAATAGTGACACTGAAG GTGAAGCTCTCCAGCTTGAATCTGGATGATCACGCCAGAAAGAAGATGATCAAACTCAGTGAAGAGCGATACTGCAAAGACACCGACACGCTCACCATCACCACAGACAG TTGCCCACTGAGGAAGCAGAATTATGATTATGCCATGTACCTCCTCACCGTGCTTTACCACGAGTCCTGG AAAACTGAGGCGTGGGAGCAGGAAAAGACACGTGCGGATATGGAGGAGTACGAGTGGGAAGACAGTCCATCCCAAAAGAACGTTCTGGACACTCTCCTGCGCATGCGATCGCTTGGAACGAAGGATGAGGTGGAGGAGGGAACCAGGGAGGAGCTGCTGGGGCAGCCGGTGGTGCAGGAGTACAGAGACACCATGCTCAGGCTGAAGAACGAGGGAGAGACCGAGGAAAATCTACACAAGTATAAAGAGGCTGTGAAGAAGCTCTTTAATATCTGA